One genomic region from Cryptococcus gattii WM276 chromosome C, complete sequence encodes:
- a CDS encoding DNA-directed DNA polymerase, putative (Similar to TIGR gene model, INSD accession AAW42185.1) has protein sequence MTSNVLPLFWPLSNSSKETRLAASASLVSSLESFQQSFSQNVGSSKGKEIEDEDEDSASDSEESGMEVDASDDEEENNERDSQAAKLDRQLSKDNAEDVVYSVKRLVRGLGSSRESSRLGFAVALTELLSRIPTVTARQVFSLVIRNSQYSKNMKGSDERDMMFARLFGMTAIVQSQSLFASSATKADFRGVIEELQKLGQAKAWMRESAWWTLVQSVQLLLGSRVQWKEDALQELVDVVFEEKGWTQEKVALVLTLEQSGLDLDWKTHLAPTFKYNPLLDTHNLLTLGRILKETTGDEGDGVSATITGSWKPQLHFVWNIIFDRYFGPSALSTTLAPFQDFFRVVVDESLFSNTSSPQRRYWGFQVFERALPLLPSSQMPLIFTPNFMRCWMNNLSSPDRYLHKAAQQIAKKVQEIIKENPKVGFTLLSQLVGKHGRPDFDKVTKTKTVESIMGKLNEEGVKDFVNFLKETILGASHENLDTARLTERRSWALDQIQALCRNGSVPKDDTWVSPLLDFLLVHGFFIIRSANKKSPISAIHSVPALPLSENTSSACRAKFFACALELTTASIPRKSGSEVSKARQQGCDASGRLWLRRAVDIVSILVQDKKHVEVIADADEEIKSIRNTALKSLSSFDKFKENQKSISRAFEILISFFILQTYDEVEDSLENLEEVNAAAQQYLGQEEEKDAQAVDMLLDVLIALLDKGSSDLRNLANLVFGIISPELTKSSLDLLAAQLEQSAAEAAANESEEESDEDAEGDEAASGSDDGQASEEDEDEEEEQEDDEDLGEVDPAFRQRVAEALKVSGMDAGEDVEEGSEAESEEYWDDDQMMKVDEQLAQVFRERAAATSKNDMKHILTESIHFKNRILDFYDTYAKRQPANPLIIDVVLTLLKLIRTGGVSEAEVSNKAAGILRSKFNKPKDVPSTVDVEVASECLKTIHSMAQKAHSAEFSTLCSLCSLFVSRAIDASETTSNSATSTVVEIYRATLKDFMTRKASLVHPPFLLEFVKRFPLRAFSLHHDLVTYVAPGAAVNTFRQLQAYNALQILAQHLPVISKSVSPSEVVKLVQEASGSVFTTIETAAEASVDSKDALNAQKLKDVAKFALQLARNSKNVGVSWDIRRVSEVGEKLKHGQRTKEMKGVHSMWTQLEAILGNKKGEKRKR, from the exons ATGACTTCAAATGTGTTGCCTCTTTTCTGGCCATTATCAAATTCAAGCAAGGAGACCCGGCTCGCAGCCTCTGCAAGCCTCGTGTCTTCCCTTGAATCTTTCCAACAGTCCTTCTCTCAAAATGTCGGCTCGTCAAAGGGCAAGGAAATtgaggacgaggacgaAGATTCAGCCAGCGATAGCGAAGAGTCTGGAATGGAAGTAGATGCGAGcgatgatgaagaagaaaataACGAAAGGGATAGTCAGGCGGCAAAATTGGACAGGCAGTTGAGCAAGGACAATGCGGAGGATGTAGTCTACAGTGTCAAGCGACTCGTGCGAGGCTTAGGTAGCTCAAGAGAAAGCAGTCGTCTTGGATTCGCAGTTGCTCTAACTGAG TTGCTTTCTCGTATACCAACTGTCACTGCACGACAAGTCTTCTCACTGGTTATCCGCAATTCTCAATACAGCAAGAATATGAAAGGTTCTGATGAAAGGGACATGATGTTTGCTCGTCTTTTCGGTATGACAGCCATTGTTCAATCCCAGAGTCTTTTCGCATCTAGTGCCACAAAGGCTGACTTCCGAGGCGTTATCGAAGAGCTTCAGAAACTTGGACAGGCCAAAGCATGGATGAGAGAAAGCGCTTGGTGGACTCTGGTGCAAAGCGTCCAGCTTCTTTTGGGAAGTAGAGTGCAATGGAAGGAGGACGCTCTACAAGAACTGGTTGATGTAGTGTTTGAAGAAAAGGGTTGGACCCAGGAGAAGGTAGCTTTGGTACTTACCTTGGAGCAGTCTGGTCTC GACCTTGACTGGAAGACTCATCTGGCTCCTACTTTTAAGTATAACCCTTTACTGGACACCCACAACCTTCTCACCCTCGGTCGAATTCTCAAG GAAACGACCGGAGACGAGGGTGATGGTGTTTCAGCAACCATCACTGGTTCTTGGAAACCCCAGCTTCATTTTGTCTGGAACATCATCTTCGATCGGTACTTTGGACCCTCTGCCCTTTCCACAACCCTTGCGCCCTTTCAAGACTTCTTTCGCGTCGTTGTTGACG AATCCCTTTTCTCCAATACTTCTTCTCCCCAACGTCGCTATTGGGGCTTTCAAGTCTTTGAACGTGCCCTTCCTCTCTTGCCGTCTTCTCAAATGCCTCTTATATTTACTCCCAACTTCATGCGATGCTGGATGAACAACCTCTCCTCACCTGATCGTTATCTTCACAAAGCTGCTCAGCAAATTGCCAAAAAAGTGCAAGAGATTATTAAAGAGAACCCCAAGGTTGGTTTCACATTGCTTTCTCAACTTGTAGGTAAACATGGTCGACCCGATTTCGACAAAGTCACCAAGACAAAGACCGTCGAATCAATTATGGGAAAACTCAATGAAGAGGGTGTGAAAGATTTTGTCAATTTTCTGAAAGAAACAATTCTGGGTGCTTCTCATGAAAA CCTGGACACTGCAAGACTGACTGAACGTCGTTCTTGGGCACTCGATCAGATCCAGGCTTTGTGCAGGAACGGTTCTGTCCCCAAGGACGACACCTGGGTTTCTCCTCTTTTGGATTTCCTTCTTGTGCATGGATTCTTCATCATTCGAAGCGCCAACAAGAAAAGCCCTATCAGCGCTATACATTCTGTTCCTGCGCTTCCCCTTTCCGAAAATACGTCTTCCGCTTGTCGCGCTAAATTCTTTGCGTGTGCATTGGAGTTGACTACAGCGTCTATTCCCAGAAAAAGTGGTTCTGAAGTATCCAAAGCTCGTCAACAAGGGTGCGATGCTTCCGGCAGGCTCTGGCTCCGTCGAGCCGTTGACATCGTTTCAATCCTCGTGCAGGATAAAAAGCACGTTGAAGTCATCGCGGATGCCGACGAAGAGATCAAATCGATCAGAAATACAGCTCTGAAGAgtctttcttctttcgATAAG TTTAAAGAAAACCAAAAATCGATTTCTAGGGCGTTTGAAatcctcatctccttctttaTCCTTCAAACTTACGATGAAGTTGAAGATTCTTTGGAGAACCTTGAGGAGGTCAATGCAGCTGCTCAGCAATACTTGGGtcaagaagaggaaaaggatgCACAGGCCGTTGATATGTTGCTCGACGTGCTCATTGCTTTGCTCGACAAAGGTTCAAGTGATTTACGCAACCTTGCAAACTTGGTCTTTGGTATCATTTCCCCAGAACTTACGAAATCCAGTTTAGACCTTTTGGCAGCC CAACTTGAACAATCCGCCGCTGAAGCCGCTGCAAACGAatctgaagaagagagtgaCGAGGATGCCGAAGGTGATGAGGCTGCCTCTGGTAGCGATGATGGACAGGCcagtgaagaagatgaggacgaggaagaagagcaggaggatgatgaggactTGGGGGAGGTTGACCCTGCATTCAGACAGAGAGTTGCCGAAGCTCTCAAAGTGTCCGGCATGGACGCCGGTGAGGATGTCGAAGAAGGTTCTGAAGCCGAGTCAGAAGAATACTGGGACGATGATCAAATGATGAAGGTCGACGAACAGCTTGCTCAGGTCTTCCGTGAAAGGGCAGCCGCCACCTCCAAGAATGATATGAAGC ACATTCTGACCGAATCCATCCACTTCAAAAATCGTATTCTCGACTTCTACGACACTTATGCCAAGCGTCAACCAGCCAATCCCCTTATTATAGATGTTGTCCTCACCCTATTGAAACTTATTCGCACCGGTGGCGTTTCTGAAGCTGAAGTCTCAAACAAGGCCGCGGGTATCCTTCGGAGCAAGTTCAACAAACCGAAAGATGTCCCATCCACCGTCGACGTCGAGGTTGCCTCTGAGTGTCTCAAGACCATTCATTCAATGGCACAAAAGGCTCATTCTGCTGAGTTTTCTACCTTGTGCAGTCTGTGCTCGCTTTTCGTCTCTCGAGCAATCGACGCTTCAGAAACCACCTCAAATTCTGCAACCTCTACTGTCGTCGAGATTTACCGTGCTACTCTTAAAGACTTCATGACCCGCAAAGCATCCCTTGTCCACCCTCCATTCCTCCTCGAGTTTGTAAAGCGGTTCCCCCTCCGTGCATTCTCTCTTCACCACGATCTTGTCACCTACGTGGCTCCAGGCGCTGCTGTCAACACTTTTAGGCAACTGCAGGCTTACAATGCTCTCCAGATCCTTGCTCAGCACCTTCCGGTCATTTCTAAATCCGTATCCCCATCTGAGGTGGTCAAATTAGTCCAAGAAGCCAGCGGAAGCGTTTTCACTACCATTGAAACTGCTGCCGAAGCTAGTGTGGACTCCAAGGATGCTTTGAATGCCCAAAAGCTTAAGGATGTTGCCAAATTTGCTCTTCAGCTTGCTAGAAACAGCAAGAATGTAGGTGTCTCTTGGGATATAAGGAGAGTGAGCGAGGTTGGTGAAAAGCTCAAGCACGGCCAGAGAACAAAGGAGATGAAGGGTGTTCACAGTATGTGGACACAGTTGGAAGCCATTTTGGGCAACAAAAAGGGTGAAAAGCGTAAGAGGTAG
- a CDS encoding mismatch repair protein MSH3 (Similar to TIGR gene model, INSD accession AAW42187.1): MTPPGSSQQPSLDSFFKRKNPQVDSHSRSGNNAIIDLTDSPPKKRSKFDDGSNQKDRSMAQTSSSYFKGHPAARPLSVDKTRPRKPLAAIQAYKLPHVIPSQLPLSGSAFETCSFVPQASFVPDSESEASTSPAPQRTTEQLNRHEEWKARVLAMSGSFQRRRSLALDEAAAAEVREAAGLEGENTPFDDSGGDDDKRESEKNAEEVGKKLKKYVAKEPAEKAKGKGKKKEEIGPSGLAYTPLEKQFMDIKEQNKDVLLLMEVGYKYKFHGEDAKTASRELGIVAFPSRNFFTASIPTHRLHIHVKKLLSLGYKVGVITQTETAALKKIGDNRNAPFTRKLTHLFTAATYVEDPSLSSSSPIRFDDPVIPGTTPPPTNALVAIVEQHADEASDDRVKVGLVCVVPGTGDITWDEFEDSKIRTELETRLAHLSPAELLLPKQKLSKVTEKVLTYFTDEVKYRGSNAVRIERIDDIPEYDAAFDFLTNFYHDKEHRNITSKGDENDERHPMTGGNEQWSLQRKLRQGGANTSLEMDEKIYLASGVSSGKAILTLVDFPKQVVISMAVAIRYMKRFGLENAFRHTSSFVRFANRSHMLLSSNTLTNLEIYQNQTDGGLYGSLMWLLDHCKTRMGKRLLREWVGRPLLDVTALKARADAIEEIMENNSYHMEKLRSLLLNMPDLVRGLTRVQYGKATPNELATLLITLVRLASEFKPNTGNVFRSCLLNNIPNTLPTVLNTSQRFLNALNLKQARENDEANLWADPGKFPEIQDVKDCICVCEIELNEHLMEVRKILKKPTLKYITVSGIEYLVEVPIRDTIVPAQWVKISATRTVNRYHTPKILAIMKERTQHQEKLSLVAHEAFTAFQSEVAEYHDLVVVSKQIAVIDCLMSLAQTAAASGYCKPKFAVEPELKIVAGRHPMVEMLREEAYVPFDIHFSKEEGTTKIITGPNMAGKSSTVRAMALIVCMAQIGSFVPATSVTLSVHDSVQTRMGASDEIGRGKSTFMVELSETSDILRTITPRSLVILDELGRGTSTYDGAAIAYATLSHIAEIGCNTLFVTHYPMIAQDLAREKPDKISNWHMSFDEIKMPDGSAEITFLYQLTRGLQEASFGVWCARLAGLPKPILDNAQMRSNSLKTETQERLRGIVARRVSQMLHNLLDNQTSSSQVLRNVEMLHKSLSLSSILFSQ; encoded by the exons ATGACGCCGCCCGGAAGCTCCCAACA ACCATCCCTTGACTCTTTCTTCAAGCGTAAAAATCCTCAAGTGGACTCACACTCAAGGAGCGGCAATAACGCAATCATAGACCTAACAGACTCTCCTCCAAAAAAAAGATCCAAATTCGATGATGGCAGCAATCAGAAAGACCGATCTATGGCACAAACGTCTTCTAGTTATTTCAAAGGACACCCCGCAGCGAGACCTCTTTCGGTAGATAAAACGCGGCCTCGCAAACCATTGGCGGCCATTCAAGCTTACAAGCTTCCACATGTAATACCATCGCAACTCCCTCTTTCAGGATCAGCTTTCGAAACATGCTCGTTTGTCCCCCAAGCGTCGTTCGTGCCAGATTCTGAATCTGAGGCGTCAACAAGTCCCGCACCGCAGCGCACCACCGAACAGCTTAATAGGCATGAGGAATGGAAGGCCAGGGTCCTTGCCATGAGTGGATCATTTCAACGAAGAAGGTCTTTGGCCCTAGATGAGGCAGCCGCGGCAGAGGTAAGGGAGGCTGCTGGTCTGGAAGGCGAAAACACTCCCTTTGATGACAGTGGTGGGGACGACGATAAGAGGGAAAGCGAAAAGAATGCAGAAGAAGTTGGAAAGAAGCTAAAAAAGTATGTTGCTAAAGAGCCAGCAGAGAAAGCAAAAGGTaaagggaaaaagaaggaggaaatAGGACCTAGTGGATTAGCATACACGCCTTTGGAGAAGCAATTCATGGATATCAAGGAGCAGAACAAGGATGTTCTCCTTCTTATGGAAG TGGGATATAAGTACAA ATTTCACGGCGAAGACGCAAAG ACAGCCAGTCGCGAATTAGGGATTGTTGC CTTTCCTAGCAGGAATTTTTTCACTGCGTCAATACCAACTCATCGGCTGCACATACATGTCAAAAA ACTGCTGTCATTGGGATACAAGGTCGGCGTGATTACTCAGACAGAAACGGCGGCCCTTAAAAAGATTGGCGATAACAGGAATGCGCCATTTACTCGCAAACTCACTCACCTTTTTACGGCTGCCAC CTATGTCGAAGATCCCTCTCTGTCATCGTCATCACCCATCCGTTTTGATGACCCTGTCATCCCTGGCACCACTCCTCCGCCTACAAATGCTCTCGTTGCTATCGTGGAACAGCATGCAGATGAGGCCAGCGATGACAGAGTCAAGGTGGGCCTAGTTTGCGTCGTTCCAGGGACAGGAGATATCACATGGGATGAATTTGAGG ACTCGAAAATCCGGACGGAACTGGAAACCCGTCTCGCCCACCTATCACCTGCCGaacttcttcttccaaagCAGAAGCTTAGCAAGGTGACGGAGAAGGTGCTGACATATTTCACCGACGAAGTGAA ATATCGAGGTAGTAACGCTGTCAGGATTGAAAGAATAGACGATATTCCAGAATACGATGCGGCATTTGATTTCCTGACGAATTTCTATCATGATAAAGAGCACAGAAATATAACGTCCAAAGGGGATGAGAATGATGAACGGCACCCTATGACAGGGGGAAATGAGCAGTGGAGCTTGCAACGCAAGTTGAGACAGGGTGGAGCAAATACCTCGCTGGAAATGGATGAAAAGATCTACCTAGCATCCGGTGTCAGCT CTGGCAAGGCAATACTCACTTTAGTCGATTTCCCCAAACAGGTCGTCATCTCCATGGCTGTTGCTATTCGATACATGAAAA GGTTCGGTTTAGAAAACGCTTTTAGGCACACTTCTTCATTTGTCAGA TTTGCAAATCGGTCTCATATGTTACTGTCAAGTAATACTCTAACCAATCT GGAGATCTATCAGAACCAGACAGATGGAGGGCTATACGGAAGCCTGATGTGGT TGCTTGACCA CTGCAAGACACGTATGGGCAAGCGTCTCCTTCGCGAATGGGTGGGAAGACCATTACTTGACGTTAC AGCCTTGAAAGCTAGGGCTGACGCTATCGAAGAAATCATGGAAAATAATAGCTACCATATGGAGAAGCTTCGCAGTCTTTTGCTCAACATGCCGGATCTTGTTAGAGGCTTGACCCGAGTTCAATATGGAAAAGCAACGCCAAACGAACTCGCGACTTTACTTATTACCCTCGTACGCCTGGCTTCAGAATTCAAGCCCAATACGGGCAATGTCTTTCGATCATGCCTCTTGAACAACATACCCAATACGTTACCGACAGTTTTAAACACGTCACAAAGATTTCTAAATGCCTTAAACTTAAAGCAAGCGAGGGAAAATGACGAGGCCAATCTATGGGCTGACCCAGGAAAATTCCCTGAAATACAGGATGTCAAAGAT TGTATATGCGTCTGTGAGATAGAGTTGAATGAACACCTCATGGAAGTGCGAAAAATACTGAAAAAGCCTACTCTTAAGTATATCACTGTCTCTGGTATTGAG TACCTTGTGGAAGTTCCAATCCGAGATACGATCGTACCTGCCCAGTGGGTGAAAATTAGCGC GACTAGGACAGTCAATCGATATCATACTCCAAAAATTCTTGCAAT CATGAAAGAGAGAACACAGCATCAAGAGAAGCTGTCACTTGTCGCTCATGAAGCATTCACGGCCTTCCAATCCGAAGTTGCCGAGTATCATGATCTTGTTGTGGTTTCGAAACAAATTGCCGTTATCGACTGTCTTATGTCCCTGGCTCAAACGGCTGCTGCGTCCGGATATTGTAAACCGAAATTTGCAGTTGAACCAGAGCTGAAGATAGTAGCTGGCCGACATCCAATG GTGGAAATGCTGAGAGAAGAGGCATATGTCCCATTTGATATCCACTTTTCGAAAGAGGAGGGGACAACCAAAATTATCACTGGGCCGAATATGGCAG GTAAAAGTTCTACCGTTCGTGCGATG GCTTTGATCGTGTGTATGGCACAAATTGGATCATTCGTGCCTGCTACATCCGTGACCCTTAGTGTGCATGATTCTGTTCAAAC TAGGATGGGGG CTTCTGATGAAATTGGACGAGGAAAGTCTACGTTCATGGTGGAATTATCAGAGACGAGCGACATTCTTCGAACTATAACACCGAGATCTTTGGTAATCTTGGATGAGCTCGGCCGGGGGACAAG TACTTACGACGGCGCTGCTATTGCTTATGCCACGTTGTCGCACATCGCCGAGATCGGGTGTAACACGCTATTTGTTACACATTACCCTATGATTGCTCAGGACTTAGCTAGAGAGAAGCCTGACAAAATCAGCAACTGGCACATGAGTTTTGATGAGATTAAGATGCCTG ATGGCAGTGCGGAGATCACGTTCTTGTATCAGCTTACACGCGGATTACAAGAGGCCTCTTTTGGAGTATGGTGTGCTCG ATTGGCAGGTTTACCAAAACCAATCCTTGACAATGCTCAAATGCGGTCCAACTCTCTCAAAACAGAAACGCAAGAAAGACTGAGAGGTATAGTTGCAAGAAGAGTTAGTCAGATGCTGCATAATTTGCTTGACAACCAAACCAGCTCCAGCCAGGTGCTCAGGAACGTAGAAATGTTGCACAAGTCTTTGTCTTTAAGTTCTATTCTTTTTTCTCAGTAG
- a CDS encoding Hypothetical Protein (Similar to TIGR gene model, INSD accession AAW42189.1): protein MGRSLDPVWEFYYRIEQDVQSLGLKAKANSAHNNGWCKNCVRMKLVGPEMATWVPDDSVLAETGQVETARRYKAMSLCQPYTGVPSRLRSHLQRCSHSHGIMIPDAVPLKKRKSHPASPGTEAGPSGSRSTPIKAGGRGKLSDEQQGEFNVHLWHIFNMLDIPIETLTNPTFVQFFSKYIPQATLPSRSLFYTLSASRNIAPPNLSSAAATVGPTGSPDFQGLARLAAGFASVPGVTGVSELSNVQGESGVPHHVESDAAHEPDLSHDSQMQQVSGASHIQGVPGVSGDDISDSGKGELPYE from the exons ATGGGCCGAAGTCTTGATCCAGTCTGGGAATTCTATTATCGTATAGAGCAAGACGTACAAAGTCTTGGACTGAAAGCAAAAGCCAACTCTGCCCACAACAATGGCTGGTGCAAGAACTGCGTCAGAATGAAGCTCGTTGGCCCCGAAATGGCCACCTGGGTGCCCGACGACTCTGTCCTCGCGGAGACTGGTCAAGTAGAGACTGCGCGACGTTATAAAG CCATGTCTCTTTGCCAGCCCTACACTGGCGTTCCATCACGCCTTCGCAGTCATCTACAGAGATGTTCCCACTCCCACGGAATTATGATCCCAGATGCTGTTCCACTCAAGAAACGAAAGAGCCACCCTGCTTCACCTGGAACAGAAGCGGGACCTAGCGGCTCGCGCTCAACGCCTATCAAAGCTGGAGGTCGAGGCAAATTGAGTGATGAGCAGCAAGGTGAATTCAATGTTCACCTCTGGCATATCTTCAACATGTTAGATATACCCATTGAAACCCTCACCAATCCAACTTTCGTCCAATTTTTCTCGAAATACATACCACAGGCTACTTTGCCCTCTCGCAGCTTGTTCTACACACTTTCAGCGTCAAGGAACATCGCCCCTCCTAATCTGTCATCAGCGGCAGCGACTGTGGGACCCACAGGTTCTCCTGATTTTCAAGGGCTGGCTCGATTGGCGGCGGGATTCGCGTCAGTCCCTGGCGTGACGGGCGTATCCGAACTTTCTAATGTGCAAGGGGAGTCTGGGGTACCTCATCACGTCGAGTCAGATGCAGCTCACGAACCAGATCTGTCTCACGATTCTCAAATGCAGCAAGTATCAGGGGCGTCCCACATACAGGGCGTGCCAGGGGTATCAGGAGATGATATCTCAGACAGTGGGAAAGGCGAGCTACCTTATGAATGA
- a CDS encoding Rab escort protein, putative (Similar to TIGR gene model, INSD accession AAW42193.1), giving the protein MSNTELESDSYDVVVIGTGIAESIAAAALAKAGKTVLHLDPNEYYGGEQASLTLDELIDWSTKHLESSSGAVSYTHASTSALTPALQNDRRRYALSLFPAILPSRGPLIDVLISSDVSKYVSFKLLDSVNIWDEGCAGARKVPGSKEEIFKDKSVSLMDKRKLMKFFMFAAGEFEHSDILRGKETQPLSDFLQDSFALPTSLALSITYAIAHCTSPEDQTLHALMKTRRYLKSLGRYGSSAFLVGQYGGSGEIAQGFCRGCAVYGGIYVLGQFGKPTLIDANDENVTLKLPCHPRPVTAKYLVSSPNHLPPSLLIPESEPSISNITAHGIVITSSIPEILQRKLPFTDDENERRQIPEENDDTGLIVFPPENGNPTVRCLINGEGTGSCPSKQYILYLSCPASTASLPSDLLKPYFQRITSESLFESYYTSSRTTSSYSASSPKVIIVTPFYGDDLITEGLDWEAKEAEKAYYAVVGQDGIPFFGMIESETDEMGIFEDD; this is encoded by the exons ATGTCTAATACTGAACTCGAATCCGACTCATACGATGTCGTAGTCATCGGCACTGGCATCGCTGAGAGTATCGCAGCAGCTGCTCTCGCGAAAGCTGGCAAGACCGTCCTTCACCTCGATCCAAACGAATATTACGGAGGAGAACAAGCTAGTTTGACATTAGACGAGCTTATTGACTGGTCCACCAAACACTTGGAGTCTTCTTCAGGGGCGGTATCATACACACATGCGTCGACATCCGCACTTACACCTGCTCTCCAAAATGATCGACGACGTTATGCCTTATCGCTTTTCCCTGCCATCCTGCCCTCTAGAGGACCTCTAATCGACGTGCTCATTTCGTCAGATGTTAGTAAATATGTGTCCTTCAAACTTTTGGACTCGGTAAATATATGGGATGAAGGTTGTGCTGGGGCAAGGAAGGTTCCCGGAAGCAAGGAAGAAATTTTCAAAGACAAGAGCGTATCCTTGATGGACAAGAGAAAATTGATGAAATTTTTTATGTTTGCTGCTGGAGAATTTGAGCATAGTGATATCCTTCGAG GCAAAGAGACACAGCCACTTTCGGATTTCCTTCAGGATTCCTTCGCCCTCCCAACAAGCCTTGCACTTTCGATAACATACGCCATCGCCCATTGTACATCACCTGAAGACCAAACGCTACATGCATTAATGAAGACAAGGAGGTATCTCAAGTCATTAGGGCGATATGGGTCTTCCGCTTTTCTTGTGGGTCAATACGGGGGGTCAGGGGAGATAGCCCAAGGATTTTGTCG TGGCTGTGCTGTTTATGGAGGCATTTATGTTCTAGGTCAATTTGGCAAGCCGACGTTGATCGATGCGAACGACGAGAACGTGACTCTCAAACTTCCATGCCATCCTCGGCCTGTCACAGCCAAATATCTGGTATCTTCTCCAAACCACCTTCCACCATCACTCCTTATCCCCGAATCAGAGCCTTCAATAAGCAATATTACGGCCCATGGCATTGTGATTACTTCTTCAATACCCGAGATTTTGCAGCGCAAATTGCCTTTTACAGATGATGAAAACGAAAGAAGGCAAATACCCGAAGAAAATGATGACACAGGGCTAATTGTCTTCCCACCCGAGAATGGTAATCCGACTGTCAGGTGTCTAATAAATGGTGAAGGGACAGGAAGTTGCCCTTCCAAACAAT ACATTCTTTATCTCAGCTGTCCGGCATCGACCGCATCTTTACCATCCGATCTCCTCAAACCGTACTTTCAGCGAATCACTTCGGAATCACTCTTTGAATCTTACTATACATCCTCTCGAACGACGTCAAGTTATTCCGCATCATCTCCGAAGGTCATCATTGTAACGCCTTTTTACGGAGATGACTTAATCACGGAAGGATTAGACTGGGAGGCAAAGGAGGCTGAGAAAGCATATTACGCAGTGGTGGGTCAAGATGGCATACCTTTCTTTGGCATGATAGAGAGCGAAACAGATGAAATGGGTATCTTTGAGGATGACTGA
- a CDS encoding uncharacterized protein (Similar to TIGR gene model, INSD accession AAW42195.1) — protein MATSLFVPVAYITVLVTAMAIFSRVYRRRRAVSKTSIEPWFPSHPTREVYMSLLADEPPAPDNLLKAALLSRAITDVQRIWRLKDDKVALANLHTRGLVGDDTMTRFAAAEKELEAEIVDVISEANTFKQGWGQFLFATATEMAQAEKTKEAVISMHKTKIAEEKRLARRAKYLPQK, from the exons atGGCTACCTCACTCTTCGTTCCAGTGGCCTATATCACTGTGCTTGTCACAGCAATGGCCATCTTTTCTCGTGTCTACAGACGACGACGAGCTG TCTCCAAAACATCAATAGAACCATGGTTTCCTAGTCATCCTACCCGTGAAGTCTATATGTCTTTGTTGGCTGATGAACCGCCCGCGCCCGATAATCTCCTCAAGGCTGCTCTGTTGTCTCGTGCCATCACCGATGTCCAGCGTATTTGGCGTCTCAAAGACGACAAAGTTGCTCTTGCCAACCTTCACACGCGAGGACTTGTTGGTGATGACACCATGACTAGGTTTGCAGCTGCAGAAAAGGAGCTGGAAGCGGAAATCGTGGATGTGATCTCAGAAGCCAACACTTTCAAGCAAGGATGGGGACAGTTCTTATTTGCCACTGCTACCGAGATGGCCCAGGCAGAGAAAACAAAAGAGGCAGTAATTAGCATGCATAAGACAAAGATTGCAGAGG AAAAACGTCTCGCACGAAGAGCCAAGTACTTGCCTCAGAAATGA
- a CDS encoding Histone H4 protein, putative; Hhf2p (Similar to TIGR gene model, INSD accession AAW46584.1; required for chromatin assembly and chromosome function): protein MSGRGKGGKGLGKGGAKRHRKVLRDNIQGITKPAIRRLARRGGVKRISGLIYEETRGVLKIFLENVIRDSVTYTEHAKRKTVTSLDVVYALKRQGRTLYGFGA, encoded by the exons ATGTCTGGTCGAGGAAAGGGCGGCAAGGGGCTCGGTAAGGGCGGTGCCAAGCGACACAGGAAGGTCCTTCGTGACAACATCCA GGGTATCACCAAGCCCGCTATCCGACGTCTTGCTCGACGAGGTGGTGTCAAGCGTATCTC CGGTCTCATCTACGAGGAGACTCGAGGCGTCCTTAAGATCTTCCTTGAGAATGTCATCCGTGACTCTGTCACCTACACTGAGCACGCTAAGAGGAAGACTG TCACCTCCCTCGACGTTGTCTACGCCCTTAAGAGGCAAGGCCGAACCCTTTACGGTTTCGGTGCTTAA